Proteins co-encoded in one Montipora capricornis isolate CH-2021 chromosome 12, ASM3666992v2, whole genome shotgun sequence genomic window:
- the LOC138026643 gene encoding uncharacterized protein produces MGSLGIDGSSDTDVKKMNPLTIKLFDMDKSKCVTNHFYDMCVTTGRDASKAEEIFNTVEEKFRADSIPWANAVGLSVDITNSMIGKNNSFASRCRQRNPDIFVSGCPCHLVHVAASNGHDSFAKVIGVNIEDLHIDLYYWVEKSTKRKGVLLEYMEFCGHEFSKMLQHVSTRWLSLERCVQRTLENYSGLKSYFLSEEFADQRFSRLRDAFNNPLTEIALLFHHASIPLFNNFNKLLQSEEPIIHMLHDSPIQLARSLADRIIKPHVLKDTPVTELNLDDPKIYKPEHTIFMGFTTKIKLQQLLNDGDISEMQHSQVFKAAQAYFKDSLSYILTKFPPSNELIIKAGWIDVGSTIDSKWESVEFFINRFKAIFQQLPVDKLCDEFCDYQTLPDECFGDDVLKEAKVIDGEEDGEVLIHYRVDVLWWHIAQLVIPGTAAKRFKHLPKVAGLVLVLPHSNAGEERLFSIMRKNKTESRASMRLEGTLSSLLAMKLQYPEQTVPCHKWSPTKELLDSSKKAATAYNAEH; encoded by the exons ATGGGAAG TCTTGGAATTGACGGATCCAGTGACACTGATGTCAAGAAAATGAATCCACTGACGATAAAACTGTTTGATATGGACAAGTCAAAATGTGTGACAAACCACTTCTATGACATGTGTGTCACAACTGGTCGTGATGCATCCAAAGCAGAAGAAATCTTTAATACTGTTGAGGAGAAGTTCAGGGCTGACAGCATCCCTTGGGCCAATGCAGTAGGCCTTAGTGTTGATATCACTAACTCCATGATTGGAAAGAACAATTCCTTCGCATCTCGGTGTAGGCAAAGAAATCCAGATATTTTTGTTAGTGGTTGCCCCTGTCATCTGGTGCACGTAGCTGCTAGTAATGGCCATGACTCTTTTGCAAAAGTAATTGGTGTGAACATTGAAGATTTGCACATTGATCTCTACTACTGGGTTGAAAAAAGCACCAAGAGAAAAGGGGTATTACTTGAATATATGGAGTTTTGTGGACATGAGTTTTCCAAAATGTTGCAACATGTGTCAACAAGGTGGCTGTCATTGGAAAGGTGTGTGCAGCGAACACTTGAAAATTACAGTGGACTCAAGTCGTACTTTCTAAGTGAAGAGTTTGCTGACCAAAGATTTTCAAGGCTGCGAGATGCTTTCAATAATCCTCTAACAGAAATTGCTCTGCTATTTCACCATGCATCAATTCCACTTTTCAACAACTTCAACAAACTGTTGCAATCTGAGGAGCCTATCATTCACATGCTTCATGATTCCCCCATACAACTGGCACGGTCTCTGGCCGACAGGATCATTAAGCCACATGTTCTAAAGGACACACCAGTTACAGAACTGAATTTGGATGATCCCAAGATTTATAAGCCAGAGCATACAATCTTTATGGGGTTTACCACAAAAATCAAGCTTCAACAACTTCTCAATGATGGAGACATTAGTGAGATGCAGCATTCCCAAGTATTTAAAGCAGCCCAAGCCTATTTTAAGGACTCCCTAAGTTACATTTTGACAAAATTTCCACCGTCAAACGAACTAATTATTAAAGCAGGATGGATTGATGTAGGAAGCACAATAGATTCAAAATGGGAAAGCGTGGAGTTTTTCATAAACAGatttaaagctatttttcaACAACTGCCTGTTGACAAGCTTTGTGACGAGTTCTGTGACTACCAGACACTCCCTGATGAATGTTTTGGGGATGATGTGCTGAAGGAAGCTAAAGTGATTGACGGAGAAGAGGATGGAGAGGTGCTTATTCATTACAGAGTGGATGTCTTGTGGTGGCATATTGCTCAGCTTGTCATCCCTGGCACAGCTGCTAAACGATTTAAACATTTGCCAAAAGTAGCAGGACTTGTTTTAGTCTTGCCCCATAGTAATGCTGGAGAGGAACGATTGTTTAGTATTATGCGGAAAAACAAGACCGAGAGCAGAGCATCAATGAGGCTGGAGGGTACACTGTCAAGTTTGCTGGCCATGAAGCTTCAGTATCCAGAGCAGACTGTACCGTGCCACAAGTGGAGTCCTACAAAAGAACTGTTGGATAGTTCCAAAAAGGCAGCAACTGCATATAATGCTGAGCACTGA